The genomic interval aataaaaatcgtaGGTAACCATCGGTGCATACAAGAGATATTTTgctataaaaggaaattaccGAACTGGTTGAACAGTAAAGTAGGTTCACCACCCTAATCGGCTGACTGGTTAATAGTTTTAACCTACCCCCGTCTCTTCTCTCAAAAACTATAATTCTTCCCACTCTTGTctttgtctctctctctctctctctctctttaccTCAACCTCACTCTTTTTAGCGCATAAAGGCTTTCTTTGGCTCTCTGCAACTCAATCGATCATCCATGGCCGACTTCACCGACTCCGCTTCCCGCCACCACCTCTCCGTCGCCACTCCGCCCCCGATCTCCAAAGGTATTCTCCTCTCCCATTCCTCCATCCTCCCCTCCTCGATTTCCTCACCCACCGCTGTTGTTCTTCTGGTTATCCACCAAAACCCTAACCTCGCCGCCGCCGGCTGTTTTCGCTCCGCCGCTGCATTCGTCGCTCTCGGAGCCAATTTGTCGGCGGTGCGTAGGGTTTTTGATAGCTATGCTCCGCTAGGGTTTTGCTCTTTCCCTGCAAATCTGATTGTTTCAGATAGGGTTTCGTTTAACGCAATTACACATTTTCTTCATTGATTTTTGAAGATTATATCGGTAGAATCGAACCGAGGGTTTATGTGATGCATAAGTGTAGCGGTGCAATGTGTCTTTTTGTGGCtccaaatttattttttatttttaaaaattcattttcttcttaattTTTCGCTGCGTGCTATGTGAGTAGTTTAGGCTCAGGGATTAGTTTGTTATTTTTGATCTGCTAGTAATAAAGCTTCGTGCTTTAATGTGTTCATGAGATActcattttattttgaatgattttggtgcttgtttgGTGGTCAGTCCCATTGCTAAGAATTACGATACGAGCTTTAGAAGGTTTTATTGCAACTTGAGAGCCTGCTAAAAGAATTATGTTTTAAAAGAATTatctttcttgttcttgtaaaATAATGAGCTAATGGCCTGCGAAAAAGGTAGTTCGTGTTCAATTGGTATATGTAGTCTTTTCACTTCAATCAGTTTTGGATACTACACTCCGCAACCGGATTGGTGTGATCGTAGTTGCGCATGTTTGATGTTTGGTTTCTGGTTAAGTTTAACATTAGTGTGCAATTTTGATGTATGCAGCTGGACAAGGTTCTGAGAATCCCATCCCTCTTTCACCGCAATGGCTTCTGCCAAAGCCAGGGGAGAATAAGCCTGGAGCGTTAAGCGGGGTGTGTTTTCTTATCACTCTCATGACGTGTATATTCTTCACATCTGGATTCAGGCTTAGTCAGATAGCAGGAATGATTTCACACTGTATTTTCTGTCAGCATGCTCTTTTATCTAATTACAACAAAGCGTTTAGAACATTGTCTCTGAgtatcttgttttttttttccatcacAGATGCAGGAAAAACCTTTCAGCCCAAATCCATCATTTGGAAATCGCTCAGACACCATGAAATTGTCAGGAAATGGTGATGAGGTTCATGATACCCAGAAGAAAAAGGATGTTTTTAGGCCATCCTTGCTGGACATGGAAAGTGGTGGGCGTCGTGAACGCTGGCGGGATGAAGAGAGAGACACCAATTCTGCTGTGTGGAAGGATCGGTGGAGGGATGGGGATAAAGAGCTTGATGACACTCGCAGGATGGATCATCGGGCGGAAAATGTGCCAGCAAAGCACTTTGGAGAGGCACGTCGTGCACCATCAGAAAGGTGGACCAACTCAAGTAACAGGGAGTCCAATTACGAGCAACGACGAGAGAGCAAATGGAACTCGCGTTGGGGTCCTGATAACAAGGAGGGAGAAGGTTTGCGTGACAAATGGACTGACTCAAGCAAAGATGGCAGCATGCAGGATAAAGGCTTATCTCATGCTGGAAATCACGGGAAGGATGAGAAGGATGGGGATCACTACCGGCCTTGGAGATCAAACTCTTCCCAAATGCGAGGAAGGGGGGAGCCTTCTCATAACCAGACTCCGCCAGTCAACAAATATGTTCCTGGTAGGGGCCGTGGGGAAAGTACTCCTCCAACTTTTTCTGTTGGACGTGGAAGGGCTACCCCTGGCGGAAGCTTTATGAGCAGTATTCCTACAATTTCTCAATCTGTCTTAATGTCAGACAAAGTGGAAATTGAACAAGGAGAGCCTTACCCTTTTAGGTACAGTAGGACAAAGCTGCTTGATGTATACAGGACGGCTGATATGAGATCATCTCGAAAGTTAGTTGATGACTTTATAGATGTGACTTCTCTTACACTGGAGGAACCACTGGAGCCTCTGGCTCTTTGTGCACCAAATCCTGAGGAAACGGTAATGCACATTCATTATAAGTTATTCATAGAATAATTCCGGTACTTTTAGCAGTTCAAATGAACACTTTCATCTTGAACAGGCTCTTTTAAAGGGAATTGACAAAGGAGATATAGTAAGTAGTGGTGCGCCTCAAGTTTCCAAAGATGGAAGGAACCCGGTAGAGTTTACACaaacaagaagaacaaaacttGGTACAGTTGTGCAtctgtatatatgtacatgtgTGTGTtctctattaatttattatttcaaaTGTGGGCTGACTTGTTTTGGACGGGATTTTTTGAGCAGGAAGTGGAGAAGACTTACCACTGGCAAATACCGAGTCTAAGGATGAACACATTGTTAGTTCAAAAGGTGGTTTTTCGAATTATTTAGAGAGCTCCCCTCATGAACAGCAATTACTTCATCATGGATCGAGCCTCAAAGCTGAAACAACGCTGGATCAGAAGACATACTCAGAGAACAGGTTCAGAGCTGAAGGTATATTTATGAACCAACTTCTGTGATTTTGAATTGCTATATGCATGCTGGCACTGGTTTGGATTGGATTGATTGGGATCAGTGATTGAGAGTGTTAACTTGTGGTTTCATGCCTATGAGCAATTGGATTTGTTGATTATATTGCTTAACTAGCTTTCTGCAAATATTTTACTCGCTTTCATTATAGTGCTGTATGATTAAACTTGAAATTAACATTAGCCTGTATGTACTCCCTGCTAGCGTGAGATTGGCTGGTCACTAAATGAACTGCTCAATCTGTATGCAGCTCTTAGAGAAGGGGGTCCTTTTAAAAAGGCTGACGAGGCCTCTAGTAGTAGGGAATTGAGCATGTCGGGAGGAGTGACTGCTCATTCTGGAACTCCATGGAGAGCTCCATCTCAGGTAGAACGCTCAAGTACAGTCTTCCATGATTGGCAAGACAGTCCCAGAGATATAAAGTCGGGCGCCCCTCCTGCAATGTCGTGGTCGCAGAGACAGAAGGATCTAAACAATGACTGGGAGAGTAATCTGGCCAACCAATCTTACACCAGAAATGATGCAAAATGGAAAAGCAGTGAAGAGCCTGTTATTAGAAGGCAGCTATCTGGAGTTCTAGATAGGGAACAGGAAGTGAGAAAACCTCAACAGCCTTCACCGGAGGAACTCCAACTTTATTATAAGGATCCTCATGGTGTAATACAAGGCCCTTTTTCTGGGGAAGACATTATTGGCTGGTTTGAGGCTGGATATTTCGGTATAGATCTGCTAGTTCGTGTGGCAAGTGCACCAAATGATTCACCATTTTCATCACTTGGTGACATAATGCCTCATTTACGAGCTAAAGCTAGGCCTCCACCCGGGTTCAGTGCTCCTAAAAATGAAGTTATTGATAACTCAAGTAGGGCAAACTTTAGTAATGTCGGGAAGATTCATACTGGTTTAAGCGAGGCTGATATAGCAAGAAATGAACCAAGGGGTAAACAGACTTCAATGACAGAAGCTGAAAATAGGTTCTTGGAGTCACTGATGTCTGGTAATGCAAGTGGTTCTTCTACTCATCAGCAGTTCCCTTTTTCTGAAGGTTGGTATTTGTATTCAAATTGTTGTGATTTTCAGTATATAGATGAAGGAATCTATTTAATTGATTCAAGTTGGGTGTAGGGTTGGTTCCTATACCAAGCTAAACGATATTCATGTTGTAGGATTTCCCTTTGTCATTTGTTTAATATCTACGACTCAATATAATTCTCATGATATGCCTCATTTGTAGGTTTGCAAGGATTTGTTGGAAATAATTCTCATGGTATGCCTCATTCTGGATTGGAGAACCTGTTGGCCAAGAGAATGGCACTTGAAAGACAGAGGTCTATACCTAATCCATATCTTGAAAATCCCCATAGCCAAAATGTTGACATCAAATCAGTGCTTCAAGGATTAACAGATAGGCCATCTGGCATAAATAATAATGCTGCTGGTTGGTCAAGTTTTCCTGGTCAAGGTGGGGCTGATCCACTACAGAGTAAGATAGACATGTATCATGATCAAAATTTTCCTTCCCAAGTGCCCCTTGGTTTCCAGCAACAGAGATTGCAAACTCAAAATCAACCACCCTTTCCGAATCTACTATCCCAAGCTGTTGACAGTTCATCAACGCAAGAGAAATTACTCTCTTCTGGCTTATTGCAAGATCCCCAACTGATGAATATATTGCAACAGCAGTACATGATGCAGTTAAATTCCCAGGCACCTGTTCCAGTACAGCAGATGTCGTTATTGGAGAAGATGATGTTGATTAAGCAGCAGCAACAGAAGCAAGATGAGGAACTGTTAATGAGGCAACAACAGCAGCTCCTTTCCCAGGTTCTTGCAGAGCATCAGTCCCGCCAGAATTTTTCGGAGCCACCATTTGGACATTTACAGGCTGCTATGACAAAGGGGAATGCATCTATTGATCCGTCTCGGCTTCAGGCATCACAAGAAATGTTTTCACTTGGTACAAATGTGCCAGTTCCAAATATGCAAAATGAGCCCACTACTAACTTTATGGGACTGCCTTCTCCCGGCAACCAAGATATTCGTCATAATATAAGTGATGGAGCAGCCCCGTCTTTATCTCAACCACATCAAGTCTTTGGGAATATTCTTCATCAAAGAAGGTGGGATAATACTCATGTTGGACCATTTAATGATGTACATCAAGATTCGGTGACAGTGACAAATATTGCCGAGAGATCACACTTGCTTGAGGGGACCCATTTGCAGAATTCCATCCCTGATTCCGACATCACCGCTGCTAAAACTGTGGAGCAAGCATCAGAAAAGACTTCTCAGGATGCGGCAACTGAGATTGTTTCTCAGACTGTTGCagagtctgcatctgtgaagtcTCCTAAAAGTTTAATCTCTATGCCACCAGGAGGGCATGAGGGAGATATGCCTGAGCATTTCAATGATGGGAAAGCTCCATTTGATTGTCAGGTTGCAGAGCAGGTGATTGAAAAGGATAAGGGCAATGAGCAGGCTTCCTCGGTGACTGAAGTAAAGAATGCTGAAGTGCGTGGGCAAAAAAAGACATCTGAGAAGAAGTCCAAGAAGCAAAAGTCTTCTAAGGCACAGTCTACAAGTGACCAGGCAAAAGGAGAAACAAAATCTGCCTCTTCACAGCAACTAGAGCGGTCTGTGACTGACCTCAATTCTGGGATTTCTCTGCAAAATACAAGAGATAACAGAATCGGTACTTCGGAGTTGCCATCCCAACAAGCTGGAGGCGATACTGAATCTGTTCAAGTCAAGGTGGATTCTGAACCAGTGGAGCCTTTTGCTGTGCAGAATACCCAAGTACATATCGGACAGAGAGGTTGGAAACCTGCTGCTGGTTTTAAGGCAAAATCATTATTAGAAATCCAACAGGAAGAACAGAGGAGAGCACAAACTGAAGTGGTAGTATCTGAAGTACCCAATTCTGTTAACTCGCCAAGTTTATCCACCCCTTGGGCTGGAGTTGTTGCCAATTCAGACCCAAAAATATCTagagaaaatgagagagatGCAGAGATTAATGATTTAAATGTTGGGAAACCTGGAACTTCAAATCAGAAGAGCAAGAAGAGCCCATTACATGATCTTTTGGCGGAGGAGGTTTTGGCCAAGGCAAGTAAAGTCACTGAGGTTCCTAATGGAATTATAAGTCAACTGTCTCCACAAGTGATGCCTCATTCAGTACCTGTGGATGATGATAACTTCATCGAGGCTAAAGACACTAAAAGGAGTCGCAAAAAGTCGGGAAAGTCCAAAGGTTCTGCAACTAAGGTTTCAGGAGCAAGCACCGCAGTAGAAGTGCCTATTAGTTCAAGCCCTACTGAGAAAGTTAAAAGCTCCCGTTCTGTACAACAGGAAAAACAAGTATTACCTGCAATTCCATCAGGGCCTTCTTTGGGAGATTTTGTTCTTTGGAAGGGAGAAACTGTGAACGCTGCTCCTTCTCCCGCATGGTCAACTGAATCTGGGAAGCTTAATAGACCAACTTCGTTGAGAGATATCCAAAAGGAGCAAGGGAAGAGGGTTTCCTCTTCTCAGCACGTGAACCAGATTACAACTCCTCAGAAATCCCAGCCAACTCAAGCCACCCGCAATAGTACCCCTTCATGGTCAATTTCAGGATCATCCCCATCTAAGCCTGCTTCTCCAATCCAGATCAATTCTCATGCTTCTCAGTCAAAGTATAAAGGAGACGATGACCTATTCTGGGGTCCAATTGACCAATCAAAGCCAGAAACCAAACAGTATGTCATTATTCTTTCCTCAATCTTCAATCAGTTCATCGTGTTTGGTACTTGTTCCTTTGATTTGAGaagctttttttttatccGCCTCCAGTTACTATATTCTTTTGATGCAATGAAAATTTTCCTTCTCTAAGTTCTTAGGTACTACTTTGACACGGTATTGTTTTGTTGATCTGTTTTCTGTAAGCAGGGCCGATTTTCCTCAGCTGGCAGGCCAGGGCAGTAAGGGAATGAAAAGTACTCCGTCGAAAGTAACTTCAGCTGGTTCATTAAGCCGGCAGAAATCTTTGGGTGGCAAAGGAACTGAGCAAATGATCCCATCCTCACCGGCCTCTCAATCCtctctgaaaggaaaaaaagatgCCATGACCAAGCAATCAGGTCAGCTTTTATGGTAATTGTTGAACCTCCCATAGGGAAACCAGGTGAAACTTATCTAACTGTCTTCTTCTGCCATAGCAGAAGCAATGGACTTCCGAGATTGGTGCAAGAGTGAATGTGTCAGGCTAATTGGGACCAAAGGTATGCTCGTCTTTCTGGCCCGCATAGTGTAATTTTTCTGCGTGTGTCCATCACTCCATCTTCATTAATCTTAGTTCAGCATGGCCTCTATTCGTCGTAAGTGCTAGGAATGCATTGAAATTATTACTTTCTAGTTCTGTGTAATACTTGTATATGTTTCTTGTGTCTTATTTGTCGCAATGTCTTTTCTCTTGTTAGATACGAGTGTACTTGAATTTTGCTTGAAGCAATCTAGA from Argentina anserina chromosome 2, drPotAnse1.1, whole genome shotgun sequence carries:
- the LOC126782434 gene encoding protein ESSENTIAL FOR POTEXVIRUS ACCUMULATION 1 isoform X1 encodes the protein MADFTDSASRHHLSVATPPPISKAGQGSENPIPLSPQWLLPKPGENKPGALSGMQEKPFSPNPSFGNRSDTMKLSGNGDEVHDTQKKKDVFRPSLLDMESGGRRERWRDEERDTNSAVWKDRWRDGDKELDDTRRMDHRAENVPAKHFGEARRAPSERWTNSSNRESNYEQRRESKWNSRWGPDNKEGEGLRDKWTDSSKDGSMQDKGLSHAGNHGKDEKDGDHYRPWRSNSSQMRGRGEPSHNQTPPVNKYVPGRGRGESTPPTFSVGRGRATPGGSFMSSIPTISQSVLMSDKVEIEQGEPYPFRYSRTKLLDVYRTADMRSSRKLVDDFIDVTSLTLEEPLEPLALCAPNPEETALLKGIDKGDIVSSGAPQVSKDGRNPVEFTQTRRTKLGSGEDLPLANTESKDEHIVSSKGGFSNYLESSPHEQQLLHHGSSLKAETTLDQKTYSENRFRAEALREGGPFKKADEASSSRELSMSGGVTAHSGTPWRAPSQVERSSTVFHDWQDSPRDIKSGAPPAMSWSQRQKDLNNDWESNLANQSYTRNDAKWKSSEEPVIRRQLSGVLDREQEVRKPQQPSPEELQLYYKDPHGVIQGPFSGEDIIGWFEAGYFGIDLLVRVASAPNDSPFSSLGDIMPHLRAKARPPPGFSAPKNEVIDNSSRANFSNVGKIHTGLSEADIARNEPRGKQTSMTEAENRFLESLMSGNASGSSTHQQFPFSEGLQGFVGNNSHGMPHSGLENLLAKRMALERQRSIPNPYLENPHSQNVDIKSVLQGLTDRPSGINNNAAGWSSFPGQGGADPLQSKIDMYHDQNFPSQVPLGFQQQRLQTQNQPPFPNLLSQAVDSSSTQEKLLSSGLLQDPQLMNILQQQYMMQLNSQAPVPVQQMSLLEKMMLIKQQQQKQDEELLMRQQQQLLSQVLAEHQSRQNFSEPPFGHLQAAMTKGNASIDPSRLQASQEMFSLGTNVPVPNMQNEPTTNFMGLPSPGNQDIRHNISDGAAPSLSQPHQVFGNILHQRRWDNTHVGPFNDVHQDSVTVTNIAERSHLLEGTHLQNSIPDSDITAAKTVEQASEKTSQDAATEIVSQTVAESASVKSPKSLISMPPGGHEGDMPEHFNDGKAPFDCQVAEQVIEKDKGNEQASSVTEVKNAEVRGQKKTSEKKSKKQKSSKAQSTSDQAKGETKSASSQQLERSVTDLNSGISLQNTRDNRIGTSELPSQQAGGDTESVQVKVDSEPVEPFAVQNTQVHIGQRGWKPAAGFKAKSLLEIQQEEQRRAQTEVVVSEVPNSVNSPSLSTPWAGVVANSDPKISRENERDAEINDLNVGKPGTSNQKSKKSPLHDLLAEEVLAKASKVTEVPNGIISQLSPQVMPHSVPVDDDNFIEAKDTKRSRKKSGKSKGSATKVSGASTAVEVPISSSPTEKVKSSRSVQQEKQVLPAIPSGPSLGDFVLWKGETVNAAPSPAWSTESGKLNRPTSLRDIQKEQGKRVSSSQHVNQITTPQKSQPTQATRNSTPSWSISGSSPSKPASPIQINSHASQSKYKGDDDLFWGPIDQSKPETKQADFPQLAGQGSKGMKSTPSKVTSAGSLSRQKSLGGKGTEQMIPSSPASQSSLKGKKDAMTKQSAEAMDFRDWCKSECVRLIGTKDTSVLEFCLKQSRSEAELLLIENLGSYDPDHEFIEKFLNYKELLPADVLDIAFQGQNDQKATGSSGPGVNSYRADVGDLDQDGGSSKGGGKKKGKKGKKVSPAVLGFNVVSNRIMMGEIQTVED
- the LOC126782434 gene encoding protein ESSENTIAL FOR POTEXVIRUS ACCUMULATION 1 isoform X2 gives rise to the protein MADFTDSASRHHLSVATPPPISKAGQGSENPIPLSPQWLLPKPGENKPGALSGMQEKPFSPNPSFGNRSDTMKLSGNGDEVHDTQKKKDVFRPSLLDMESGGRRERWRDEERDTNSAVWKDRWRDGDKELDDTRRMDHRAENVPAKHFGEARRAPSERWTNSSNRESNYEQRRESKWNSRWGPDNKEGEGLRDKWTDSSKDGSMQDKGLSHAGNHGKDEKDGDHYRPWRSNSSQMRGRGEPSHNQTPPVNKYVPGRGRGESTPPTFSVGRGRATPGGSFMSSIPTISQSVLMSDKVEIEQGEPYPFRYSRTKLLDVYRTADMRSSRKLVDDFIDVTSLTLEEPLEPLALCAPNPEETALLKGIDKGDIVSSGAPQVSKDGRNPVEFTQTRRTKLGSGEDLPLANTESKDEHIVSSKGGFSNYLESSPHEQQLLHHGSSLKAETTLDQKTYSENRFRAEALREGGPFKKADEASSSRELSMSGGVTAHSGTPWRAPSQVERSSTVFHDWQDSPRDIKSGAPPAMSWSQRQKDLNNDWESNLANQSYTRNDAKWKSSEEPVIRRQLSGVLDREQEVRKPQQPSPEELQLYYKDPHGVIQGPFSGEDIIGWFEAGYFGIDLLVRVASAPNDSPFSSLGDIMPHLRAKARPPPGFSAPKNEVIDNSSRANFSNVGKIHTGLSEADIARNEPRGKQTSMTEAENRFLESLMSGNASGSSTHQQFPFSEGLQGFVGNNSHGMPHSGLENLLAKRMALERQRSIPNPYLENPHSQNVDIKSVLQGLTDRPSGINNNAAGWSSFPGQGGADPLQSKIDMYHDQNFPSQVPLGFQQQRLQTQNQPPFPNLLSQAVDSSSTQEKLLSSGLLQDPQLMNILQQQYMMQLNSQAPVPVQQMSLLEKMMLIKQQQQKQDEELLMRQQQQLLSQVLAEHQSRQNFSEPPFGHLQAAMTKGNASIDPSRLQASQEMFSLGTNVPVPNMQNEPTTNFMGLPSPGNQDIRHNISDGAAPSLSQPHQVFGNILHQRRWDNTHVGPFNDVHQDSVTVTNIAERSHLLEGTHLQNSIPDSDITAAKTVEQASEKTSQDAATEIVSQTVAESASVKSPKSLISMPPGGHEGDMPEHFNDGKAPFDCQVAEQVIEKDKGNEQASSVTEVKNAEVRGQKKTSEKKSKKQKSSKAQSTSDQAKGETKSASSQQLERSVTDLNSGISLQNTRDNRIGTSELPSQQAGGDTESVQVKVDSEPVEPFAVQNTQVHIGQRGWKPAAGFKAKSLLEIQQEEQRRAQTEVVVSEVPNSVNSPSLSTPWAGVVANSDPKISRENERDAEINDLNVGKPGTSNQKSKKSPLHDLLAEEVLAKASKVTEVPNGIISQLSPQVMPHSVPVDDDNFIEAKDTKRSRKKSGKSKGSATKVSGASTAVEVPISSSPTEKVKSSRSVQQEKQVLPAIPSGPSLGDFVLWKGETVNAAPSPAWSTESGKLNRPTSLRDIQKEQGKRVSSSQHVNQITTPQKSQPTQATRNSTPSWSISGSSPSKPASPIQINSHASQSKYKGDDDLFWGPIDQSKPETKQADFPQLAGQGSKGMKSTPSKVTSAGSLSRQKSLGGKGTEQMIPSSPASQSSLKGKKDAMTKQSEAMDFRDWCKSECVRLIGTKDTSVLEFCLKQSRSEAELLLIENLGSYDPDHEFIEKFLNYKELLPADVLDIAFQGQNDQKATGSSGPGVNSYRADVGDLDQDGGSSKGGGKKKGKKGKKVSPAVLGFNVVSNRIMMGEIQTVED